From Vanrija pseudolonga chromosome 1, complete sequence, a single genomic window includes:
- the PAN2 gene encoding PAN2-PAN3 deadenylation complex catalytic subunit PAN2, whose product MTTYNPLSLFPLPPQASDPKPVPAVLAVDSYSDMLWVGSSNGLVSAFASPLTLTRNVQFPATGGGGGATGARDFLPNLHSVRKIRVSDREVWSLTDGGMSGRRRGGAPRWSVTDPNRTLRAMTPSPTNSHEVLAGGTGQMMLVNNSRGEIVRRFDGPGMIIHLGTTGRTVVAASGGGQVSILDPRTGFRQASNITPVQAHTGGITGADAQGNVIATWGWTHMQGHPIPDSMVRLYDTRTLRPLPPISFSSGAAFVLLNPTDPSKLVIAGQQGMLQISDMSTGSNEFQQLDVNSFVTSMALSPRGDYLAFGDGDGQLHLWTTHGTDVDDHGNLALPPFNGYDGVKPEWPDPVDPAPPVQWEPNTPLNIIGMPFYEDPLLSNFSPVDYATVYSPFFNPPEPIPASVLASLNYQDFVGYGQLPKELKGKRNVATARAGAGKLALGRGAIGSRRESEPRFRSDKDRKSHPPPDIEEETPVGSIPKYYRKVEIKYSRFGVEDFDFGYYNRTCYSGLETDIINSYTNALLQALHYTYPLRAVAKAHICIDCQKEHCLLCEAGFLFRMLEDAKGTNCQASNFSRAFSATPQASALGLMHDSDKATAQSTLIQNFNRWLMSTFTTESVVDGQTFNVRRPSIENMSLSAPLSAINQVLGIAVKTTNTCLSCHHVSVRESTLQTVDLAYTRRGETHPRPFHEVLRAAIIRSSSTKATCSNCKLFAPLDSRRDLAGHPATSLPPLLSVNTMANTPEQVEVWKDRMEGGKPKHYLSRRVGFRKGPKGDIITDDGTQEGSILYEVKSVVVQVQTAPDNPAHLLSFVKMPAEEDEDEPKWIMFNDFLVRPVKEEEVFSFPDTWKVPAIIILERVDADTMLDYTKLPKELDVNVLFKDHSMAWNRRAAQIRHQVLSPEELPQPGSLISIDAEFVLLEQEELEFRSDGTKKVLRPSHMSLARVSVLRGPGELDGVPFIDDYIRTTETVVDYLTEFSGIKAGDLDPNNSPHTLVPLNVAYKKLRLLVDLGCIFIGHGLSKDFRTINIFVPPEQVQDTVNIYTIPGRSRKLSLRFLTWFLLKRDIQTKEHDSIEDARHAYLLYKQYLDFEADGRFEDVMEDIFAEGHKTGFKPKAEADRPPTPSAFPPLGQGVAGSTSPPPLHARSGAPTLSSPPPPQSRARGTKLPAGSGAAQPWNSIPPAFVPGQPRWQ is encoded by the exons ATGACGACGTACAACCCTCTCTCCCTCTTCCCCCTGCCGCCGCAGGCATCGGACCCCAAGCCGGTGcctgccgtgctcgccgtcgacagctACAGCGACATGCTCTGGGTCGGCTCGTCCAACGGCCTCGTCTCGGCGTTCGCCTCCCCGCTCACCCTCACCCGCAACGTGCAGTTCCCGgccacgggcggcggcggcggggccaccggcgcgcgcgacttcCTCCCCAACCTCCATTCGGTGCGCAAGATCCGCGTCTCGGACCGCGAGGTATGGTCCCTCACCGACGGAGGCATgagcggccgccgacgcggcggcgcgccgcgctggagCGTGAC CGACCCGAACCGAACATTACGCGCAatgacgccgagcccgacaaACTCgcacgaggtgctcgcgggCGGGACGGGCCAGATGATGCTGGTCAACAACTCGCGTGGCGAGATTGTCCGCAGA TTTGACGGCCCCGGCATGATCATACATCTCGGGACTACGGGGCGGACGGTAGTGGCTGCTTCGGGTGGAGGACAGGTGTCGATCCTCGACCCCCGTACCGGATTCCGCCAGGCTTCGAACATCACCCCGGTTCAGGCGCACACGGGTGGTATCACTGGTGCGGATGCGCAGGGCAATGTTATCGCGACGTGGGGCTGGACGCACATGCAGGGCCACCCGATCCCAGATTCAATGGTCAGGCTGTACGACACTAGGACGCTGCGTCCCCTCCCTCCGATTTCTTTCTCGTCGGGCGCAGCGTTTGTGCTGCTCAACCCCACAGACCCGTCCAAGCTCGTCATTGCTGGCCAGCAGGGCATGCTCCAAATCTCGGACATGTCGACGGGGAGCAACGAGTTCCAGCAGCTCGATGTGAATTCGTTTGTCACGTCCATGGCGCTCTCGCCCCGCGGAGACTACCTCGCGTTTGGAGATGGAGACGGACAGCTCCATCTCTGGACGACCCATGGTACCGATGTCGATGATCACGGCAACCTTGCGCTTCCACCATTCAACGGATacgacggcgtcaagccCGAGTGGCCAGATCCGGTGGACCCGGCGCCGCCAGTTCAGTGGGAGCCCAACACGCCGCTGAATATCATCGGTATGCCGTTCTACGAGGACCCACTTCTGTCCAACTTCTCGCCCGTCGATTACGCCACAGTATACTCGCCATTCTTCAACCCCCCAGAGCCGATTCCCGCCTCGGTCCTGGCTTCTCTCAACTACCAGGACTTTGTGGGGTATGGTCAGCTGCCAaaggagctcaagggcaagcgGAATGTGGCGACCGCACGGGCTGGAGCAGGCAAGCTGGCTCTTGGACGCGGCGCCATCGGCTCACGACGAGAGAGCGAGCCGAGGTTCCGAAGTGACAAGGACAGGAAATCTCACCCGCCTCCTGATATCGAGGAGGAAACCCCAGTTGGATCCATCCCCAAGTACTACCGCAAGGTCGAGATCAAGTACTCCCGCTTTGGTGTCGAGGACTTTGACTTTGGCTACTACAACCGCACGTGTTACAGCGGCCTCGAAACCGACATTATCAACTCGTACACCAACGCCCTCCTCCAGGCCCTCCACTACACCTACCCTCTCCGCGCCGTTGCCAAGGCCCACATCTGCATCGACTGCCAGAAGGAGCACTGCTTACTTTGCGAGGCAGGCTTCCTCTTCCGCATGCTCGAGGATGCAAAGGGAACCAACTGCCAAGCGAGCAACTTTTCGCGGGCCTTTAGCGCCACACCGCAGGCGTCTGCCCTTGGCCTCATGCACGACAGCGACAAGGCCACGGCACAGAGTACTCTGATCCAGAACTTCAATCGCTGGCTCATGTCGACGTTTACAACCGAGTCAGTCGTCGACGGGCAAACCTTCAACGTTCGCCGGCCGTCGATTGAGAACATGTCGCTCTCGGCACCGCTGTCGGCTATCAACCAAGTCCTCGGTATCGCCGTCAAGACCACAAACACCTGTCTATCGTGCCACCATGTTTCGGTCCGCGAGTCGACCCTCCAAACTGTTGACCTCGCCTACACGCGTCGCGGTGAAACCCACCCACGTCCATTCCACGAGGTGCTCCGTGCAGCTATTATCCGTTCGTCCAGCACCAAGGCGACATGTAGCAACTGCAAGCTGTTTGCTCCTCTCGATTCAAGGCGCGACCTTGCAGGCCATCCGGCTACCTCCCTTCCCCCTCTGCTGTCCGTCAACACCATGGCCAACACACCAGAGCAGGTCGAGGTTTGGAAGGACAGGATGGAGGGCGGCAAGCCAAAGCACTACCTTTCGCGCCGTGTTGGGTTCCGTAAGGGACCCAAGGGCGACATCATCACCGATGACGGCACACAGGAAGGCAGTATCCTGTACGAGGTCAAATCAGTGGTCGTGCAGGTGCAGACGGCGCCTGATAACCCAGCCCACCTGCTGTCGTTTGTCAAGATGCCTgcagaggaggacgaagatGAGCCCAAGTGGATCATGTTCAACGACTTTTTGGTCCGGCCCGTCAAGGAAGAGGAAGTGTTCTCGTTCCCGGACACGTGGAAGGTGCCTGCAATTATTatccttgagcgcgtcgacgccgacacgatGCTCGACTACACCAAGCTGcccaaggagctcgacgtcaaTGTCTTGTTCAAGGACCACTCCATGGCTTGGAACCGCCGTGCCGCTCAGATAAGGCATCAGGTTCTGAGCCCAGAGGAGCTTCCACAGCCCGGTTCACTGATCTCCATCGACGCGGAGTTTGTGCTGCTTGAGCAGGAAGAGCTCGAGTTCCGCTCCGACGGCACCAAGAAGGTCCTTCGCCCAAGTCACATGTCGCTCGCGAGAGTATCAGTGCTACGTGGACCTGGCGAGCTGGATGGCGTGCCGTTCATTGACGACTATATCCGCACAACCGAGACGGTTGTGGACTATCTTACAGAATTTTCTGGCATCAAGGCTGGTGATCTTGACCCCAACAACTCGCCTCACACCCTCGTCCCTCTCAACGTTGCATACAAGAAATTGCGCCTTC TTGTCGATCTTGGCTGCATTTTTATTGGCCATGGCCTGAGCAAGGACTTTAGAACCATCA ACATCTTTGTGCCTCCTGAACAGGTTCAGGACACTGTCAACATCTACACCATCCCCGGCCGTAGCCGCAAGCTGTCTCTTCGGTTCCTCACCTGGTTCCTGTTAAAGCGTGACATTCAGACCAAGGAGCACGACTCAATCGAAGACGCGCGACACGCCTACCTGCTGTACAAGCAGTACCTCGACTTTGAGGCCGACGGAAGGTTCGAGGATGTCATGGAGGACATCTTCGCCGAGGGCCACAAGACGGGCTTCAAGCCGAAAGCAGAGGCTGATCGGCCACCAACACCATCTGCATTCCCTCCCCTTGGACAAGGGGTTGCGGGGAGCACGTCCCCACCACCCCTGCATGCCCGCTCGGGAGCCCCGACGCtgtcatcaccaccaccgccacagtcgcgagcgaggggaACCAAGCTACCCGCTGGCAGTGGTGCGGCCCAGCCTTGGAACTCGATCCCGCCGGCTTTTGTGCCGGGTCAGCCCCGGTGGCAGTAA
- the SPAC3H1.05_1 gene encoding putative CAAX prenyl protease 1 produces the protein MSGIVTKLDSVITQLADLADNPAFPYRTAVIWLSSLQTAWELYVDRRQVPKFSIPFPPPELKDHLKKDTFKKAQSYGRDKLNYSIAHTVYSFAVGLAFVYFGVFASTWDSVARFMARVGIASSRTIVHSLLWMSYLTILPAIPGLAWSYYYNFVLEQKHGFNKSTVKLFITDTLKTWLLTAVIGLPVLAGFLKIIDIAGKNFVAWLMLFLLGIQLILQIIFPIFIQPLFNKFTPVPEGDLRNRVVALATKLKFPLTHLYVIDGSKRSSHSNAYFYGLPWSKRIVIYDTLIKESTPAEVEAVLAHELGHWYLSHPTRLILIAQGHLLFTLFIFSIFIHNKALFEAFGFDPRLAVSSPTGGSQPVVIGFILYQLLFEPLDTVVKFFMNSKTRQYEYEADAFAVRLGFRKELGDALIKLHVNNLSAPHSDKLYSAYHRSHPTLPERLRAMDEYTGASWLKLSPKAKKQEIEEQHKKED, from the exons atgTCCGGCATCGTCACGAAGCTCGACAGCGTAATCACGCAGCTGGCCGACCTGGCCGACAACCCGGCGTTTCCGTACCGCACGGCGGTGATCTGGCTGTCGAGTCTGCAGACGGCATGGGAGCTCTATGTCGa ccgccgccaggTGCCCAAGTTCTCCATCCCCTtcccgccgcccgagctcaaggaccacCTGAAGAAGGACACATTCAAAAAGGCCCAGTCGTACGGGCGCGACAAGCTCAACTACTCTATCGCGCACACGGTCTACAGCTTtgcggtcggcctcgcgttCGTGTACTTTGGCGTGTTTGCGTCGACGTGGGATAGTGTCGCGCGCTTCATGGCGCGTGTAGGGATTGCGTCGAGCCGGACT ATTGTCCACTCGCTGCTGTGGATGTCCTACCTCACCATCCTCCCGGCCATCCCCGGCCTCGCATGGTCGTACTACTACAACTTTGTGCTCGAGCAGAAGCACGGCTTCAACAAGTCGACCGTCAAGCTCTTCATCACCGACACGCTCAAGACGTGGCTCCTGACCGCTGTCATTGGCCTGCCCGTCCTCGCGGGCTTCCTCAAGATTATCGACATTGCCGGCAAGAACTTTGTCGCGTGGCTCATGCTCTTCCT CCTCGGCATCCAGCTCATCCTCCAGATCATCTTCCCCATCTTCA TCCAGCCTCTGTTCAACAAGTTCACCCCCGTCCCCGAGGGCGACCTCCGCAACCGTGTCGTGGCGCTCGCGACCAAGCTCAAGTTCCCCCTCACGCACCTCTACGTCATTGACGGCTCGAAGCGCTCGTCCCACTCCAACGCCTACTTCTACGGTCTTCCGTGGTCGAAGCGCATCGTGATTTACGACACGCTCATCAAGGAATcgacccccgccgaggtcgaggccgttCTTGCTCACGAGCTCGGGCACTGGTACCTCT CCCACCCCACTcgcctcatcctcatcgcTCAGGGCCACCTCCTCTTCACCCTCTTCATCTTCTCCATCTTCATCCACAACAAGGCTCTCTTCGAGGCCTTTGGCTTCGACCCCCGTCTTGCCGTGTCATCGCCCACTGGCGGCTCTCAGCCCGTCGTTATCGGCTTCATCCTGTACCAGCTCCTCTTTGAGCccctcgacacggtcgtcAAGTTCTTCATGAACTCGAAGACGCGCCAGTACGAGTACGAGgctg ACGCCTTTGCCGTCCGCCTTGGCTTCAGGAAGGAGCTCGGTGACGCCCTCATCAAGCTCCACGTTAACAACCTCTCGGCGCCTCACTCGGACAAGCTCTACTCTGCCTACCACCGCTCGCACCCCACTCTCCCTGAGCGCCTCCGCGCCATGGACGAGTACACTGGTGCTTCGTGGCTCAAGCTgtcgcccaaggccaagaagcagGAGATTGAGGAGCAGCACAAGAAGGAGGACTGA
- the SPAC1002.16c_7 gene encoding putative transporterc, which yields MSDVEKTARDEKAPVAEVGPVAGTKDGLHDDATRANPILDQILAMDPDEYKAFERKLLRKIDLRLIPWMTLLYLMSFLDRVNVGAAKLFSLEKALGLTSQQYSNASMIFFVSYVAFEVPFNLVLKKFRPSIFIPITMILWAIFQTCMGLVTNYGQLLAMRFMLGMFESGLFPGLNFYLTGWYRREELAKRASFFFGGAVLAGAFGGIFGYGLGHMNGVGGKDGWSWIFIIEGLLTFVIAVSSFRMIHDWPDRARFLNDFEREFVLYRLKADSGLATQGSFSWAAAKKGFTDWKTYLFMLCYIGTAECIYSQSLFSPSIVASLGTWKPAQSLLLSVPPYVLAFITTMTTAWLSDKYFRRGIFNMFWSTVAVIGYILLVAIPPHKVPGVRYFAVFLTTMAIAPMIGTTITWTGNNFGNHYKKAVAMGMVFSAGNSGGIISSQAYRPKDAKTGYKPGNATALAFAAMNGITSVILWYFMRKENRRREREYGPPPAANVVHEYDDPAYRAKWGLEGMTREEILILGDDHPAFRFVL from the exons ATGTCCGACGTTGAGAAGACGGCCCGTGACGAAAAGGCGCcagtcgccgaggtcggcccCGTCGCCGGCACCAAGGACGgcctgcacgacgacgcgacgcgcgccaaCCCCATCCTGGACCAGATCCTCGCCATGGACCCAGACGAGTACAAGGCGTTTGAGCGCAAGCTTTTGCGCAAGATTGACCTGCGTCTGATTCCTTGGATGAC CCTCCTCTACCTCATGTCCTTCCTCGACCGTGTCAACGTgggcgccgccaagctgTTCT CGCTCGAAAAGGCCCTCGGCCTCACCTCGCAGCAGTACTCGAATGCCTCAATGA TCTTCTTCGTCTC ATACGTCGCGTTCGAGGTGCCCTTCAACCTTGTGCTCAAGAAGTTCCGCCCGTCCATCTTCATCCCGATCACCATGATCCTGTGGGCCATCTTCCAGACATGCA TGGGCCTCGTCACCAACTACGGCCAGCTCCTGGCGATGCGTTTCATGCTCGGCATGTTCGAGAGTGGTCTCTTCCCCGGCCTCAACTTCTACCTTACGGGCTGGTaccgccgcgaggagcttgcTAAGCgcgcgtccttcttcttcggtggcgccgtgctcgctggCGCCTTTGGTGGCATCTTCGGCTACGGTCTCGGCCACATGAACGGCGTgggcggcaaggacggctGGTCGTGGATCTTCATCATCGAGGGCCTGCTCACCTTTGTCATTGCCGTGTCCTCGTTCCGCATGATCCACGACTGGCCcgaccgcgcgcgcttcCTCAACGACTTTGAGCGCGAGTTTGTTCTGTACCGCCTCAAGGCCGACTCGGGCCTCGCGACCCAGGGCAGCTTCAgctgggccgccgccaagaagggTTTCACCGACTGGAAGACGTATCTCTTCATGCTCTGCTACATCGGTACCGCCGAGTGCATCTACTCGCAGTCGCTCTTCTCGCCCTCAatcgtcgcgtcgctcggCACCTGGAAGCCGGCGCAGTCGCTCCTGCTTTCCGTGCCCCCCTACGTCCTGGCCTTCATCACGACCATGACAACCGCCTGGCTGTCAGACAAGTACTTCAGGCGTGGCATCTTCAACATGTTCTGGTCGACCGTCGCCGTCATTGGCTACAttctgctcgtcgccatcccGCCCCACAAGGTGCCCGGCGTGCGCTACTTTGCCGTCTtcctcaccaccatggccatTGCTCCCATGATCGGAACAACCATCACGTGGACCGGCAACAACTTTGGCAACCACTACAAGAAGGCCGTGGCCATGGGCATGGTCTTCTCGGCCGGCAACTCGGGAGGCATCATCTCGTCCCAGGCCTACCGCCCCAAGGACGCAAAGACGGGCTACAAGCCCGGCAACGCGACCGCCCTCGCCTTTGCCGCCATGAACGGCATCACGTCCGTCATCCTCTGGTACTTTATGCGCAAGGAGAAccgtcgccgcgagcgcgagtacgGCCCGCCCCCTgccgccaacgtcgtccACGAGTACGATGACCCGGCGTACCGCGCGAAGTGGGGCCTCGAGGGCATGACCCGCGAGGAGATCCTCATccttggcgacgaccacCCGGCCTTCCGCTTCGTCCTCTAA
- the dip1 gene encoding Protein dip1 — MPAARNQPPSSSSSAHGACGCADAQQHTKHCPLHLAMRLGRAGSLRTHHHRRRRSRSHDQGGAATPASAVVAPEPDEGTETPNYNTVDSREAFWNELEAILTLPDGCGLKELNNTLRMFVTFCGAYHDIYLQSPIEMQGAISFLLESELFEYHYERMVGVMMGDAQENTNPHELYIWYHIILFYGQRHPSLFRSHRKWQKLLPTLGEVVGLDYEENYVLGLPPIESRLRLPATTLMYEVCRVQMLDPTELAQFDDTFIDHLFDLVETTRDQQDERLNYAVISLIVALNEQFMVSTLPDHKDRRRNKQASAPASVSATNLSVTQDREGRQGERRRSASVTPAPRIKIGEDVEDTKKNNRVLVVLMRRLGSSKTFGENVIFMLNRAENTPEGLCLQLLILKILYLLFTTPGTQEYFFTNDMRVLLDVFVRELVDLPEEHEALRHTYLRVLFPLLSHTQIRRDPYKRPQIRLILQSLISNDHIHDINSTTRRLVERCLQAANENPTADSNHCLSPDSAMAMHSIAASLPAPKATPYLERPSAPGRVASLIDVSGNLSHPPSPSTIHPEYITDAHHFGSPLALKAGDVKVVPVVQGAVGVDVDGRGVAPAADGPKPAKSHTAKATSVSFDDGTDAQAFIPDTELVVANSVPLTDAQWDRLDEAVNAADGGFEKVEAEVAATGGVRRKILLAGLLPPPLTKPSSPLLQAQEYNVHVGRLSQLSLHADIVLKALPPVVDTRVAGPGKWWEDTKEVERVVKMYIAPAIETFGTHRIVFGSHPAVTPTDPAVIVPITGAAWYALLRKCVSELGEDQDAVSNVFGSNAAQYYGLS, encoded by the exons atgcccgccgcgcgcaaccaaccaccgtcgtcgtcgtcgtcggcacacggcgcgtgcggctgcgccgacgcccagcaGCACACCAAGCACTGCCCGCTGCACCTCGCGAtgcggctcgggcgcgctggctcgctccgcacccaccaccaccgccggcgccgctcgcgctcgcacgACCAAGGCGGCGCTGCGACCCCTGcctccgccgtcgtcgcgcccgagccggaCGAGGGCACCGAGACGCCAAACTACAACACTGTCGACAGCAGGGAAGCGTTCTGgaacgagctcgaggccatcctCACGCTGCCAGACGGCTGTGggctcaaggagctcaacaACACGCTCCGCATGTTCGTCACCTTCTGCGGCGCATACCATG ATATCTACCTCCAGTCACCGATCGAGATGCAGGGCGCGATTTCATTCCTTCTCGAGAGCGAGCTGTTCGAGTACCATTATGAGCGTATGGTTGGAGTCATGATGGGCGACGCCCAGGAG AACACAAATCCCCACGAGCTGTACATCTGGTACCATATAATCCTCTTCTACGGACAGCGGCACCCAAGTCTGTTCCGCTCGCATCGCAAGTGGCAGAAGCTCCTCCCGACTCTTGGTGAGGTTGTCGGTTTGGACTATGAAGAG AACTATGTCCTTGGGCTGCCGCCGATCGAAAGCAGGTTGCGCTTACCGGCTACAACGCTCATGTACGAGGTATGCCGTGTACAGATGCTCGACCCGACCGAGCTGGCCCAGTTTGACGACACGTTCATCGACCACCTgttcgacctcgtcgagacGACGCGAGACCAGCAGGACGAGCGGCTCAACTATGCCGTCATCAGCTTGATCGTCGCGCTCAATGAGCAGTTCATGGTGTCTACTCTGCCTGACCACAAGGACCGGCGGCGAAACAAGCAGGCATCGGCGCccgcctcggtgtcggcaaCCAATCTTTCCGTCACACAGGACAGGGAGGGGCGCCaaggcgagcgccgccgttCGGCCAGCGTCACACCTGCGCCGCGCATCAAGAtcggcgaggatgtcgaggacaCGAAAAAGAACAACCGTGTTCTCGTGGTGCTTAtgcgccggctcggcagcagcaagacgTTTGGCGAAAACGTCATCTTTATGTTAAACCGAGCGGAGAACACACCAGAGGGACTGTGCTTGCAGCTCCTCATCCTCAAGATCCTATACCTGCTGTTCACGACCCCAGGTACTCAGGAGTACTTTTTCACAAACGACATGCGCGTCCTGCTCGACGTGTttgtgcgcgagctcgtcgacctgccAGAGGAGCACGAGGCGCTGCGTCACACCTACCTCCGTGTCTTGttccccctcctctcccacACTCAGATCCGCCGGGACCCATACAAGCGTCCTCAGATTCGGCTTATTCTTCAATCACTAATTTCAAACGACCATATTCACGACATcaactcgacgacgaggcgcctcgtcgagcgctgcCTGCAGGCTGCAAATGAAAACCCGACCGCCGACTCCAACCACTGTCTCTCGCCAGACTCGGCCATGGCCATGCACTCGATCGCTGCGTCGCTCCCGGCGCCAAAGGCAACCCCGTACCTCGAGCGCCCAAGTGCACCGGGGCGTGTCGCCTCGCTCATCGACGTCTcgg GCAACCTCTCGCACCCGCCGTCCCCGTCCACCATCCACCCAGAGTACATCACCGACGCACACCACTTCGGGTCGCCACTCGCCCTCAAGGCGGGCGACGTCAAggtcgtgcccgtcgtgcAGGGcgccgtcggggtcgacgttGACGGGCGGGGTGTTGCGCCTGCCGCTGACGG CCCCAAGCCAGCCAAGTCCCACACGGCAAAGGCAACATCCGTGTCCTTTGACGACGGCACAGACGCACAGGCCTTTATCCCGGacaccgagctcgtcgtggccAACTCTGTCCCCCTGACCGACGCGCAGTGGGACCGGCTGGACGAGGCGGTGAATGCTGCCGATGGGGGGttcgagaaggtcgaggcTGAGGTCGCGGCGACGGGAGGCGTGCGGCGCAAGATTCTCCTCG CCGgcctcctccccccgcccctgACGAAGCCGTCATCCCCGCTCCTCCAGGCGCAAGAGTACAACGTGCACGTCGGACGGCTATCCCAGCTGTCGCTGCATGCAGACATTGTGCTCAAGGCGCTCCCGCCGGTCGTCGACACACGCGTCGCCGGCCCAGGGAAGTGGTGGGAGGACACGAAGGAGGTTGAGCGCGTTGTCAAGATGTACA TCGCCCCCGCTATCGAGACATTTGGTACCCACCGCATCGTCTTCGGCTCGCACCCGGCCGTCACACCTACCGACCCGGCGGTCATTGTCCCCATCACCGGTGCGGCATGGTACGCACTGCTGCGCAAGTGTGTCTccgagctcggtgaggaCCAGGACGCCGTCTCGAACGTGTTTGGCTCCAATGCCGCCCAGTATTATGGCCTGAGCTGA
- the SPAC3H1.05_1 gene encoding putative CAAX prenyl protease 1, with protein sequence MSGIVTKLDSVITQLADLADNPAFPYRTAVIWLSSLQTAWELYVDRRQVPKFSIPFPPPELKDHLKKDTFKKAQSYGRDKLNYSIAHTVYSFAVGLAFVYFGVFASTWDSVARFMARVGIASSRTIVHSLLWMSYLTILPAIPGLAWSYYYNFVLEQKHGFNKSTVKLFITDTLKTWLLTAVIGLPVLAGFLKIIDIAGKNFVAWLMLFLYVELQPLFNKFTPVPEGDLRNRVVALATKLKFPLTHLYVIDGSKRSSHSNAYFYGLPWSKRIVIYDTLIKESTPAEVEAVLAHELGHWYLSHPTRLILIAQGHLLFTLFIFSIFIHNKALFEAFGFDPRLAVSSPTGGSQPVVIGFILYQLLFEPLDTVVKFFMNSKTRQYEYEADAFAVRLGFRKELGDALIKLHVNNLSAPHSDKLYSAYHRSHPTLPERLRAMDEYTGASWLKLSPKAKKQEIEEQHKKED encoded by the exons atgTCCGGCATCGTCACGAAGCTCGACAGCGTAATCACGCAGCTGGCCGACCTGGCCGACAACCCGGCGTTTCCGTACCGCACGGCGGTGATCTGGCTGTCGAGTCTGCAGACGGCATGGGAGCTCTATGTCGa ccgccgccaggTGCCCAAGTTCTCCATCCCCTtcccgccgcccgagctcaaggaccacCTGAAGAAGGACACATTCAAAAAGGCCCAGTCGTACGGGCGCGACAAGCTCAACTACTCTATCGCGCACACGGTCTACAGCTTtgcggtcggcctcgcgttCGTGTACTTTGGCGTGTTTGCGTCGACGTGGGATAGTGTCGCGCGCTTCATGGCGCGTGTAGGGATTGCGTCGAGCCGGACT ATTGTCCACTCGCTGCTGTGGATGTCCTACCTCACCATCCTCCCGGCCATCCCCGGCCTCGCATGGTCGTACTACTACAACTTTGTGCTCGAGCAGAAGCACGGCTTCAACAAGTCGACCGTCAAGCTCTTCATCACCGACACGCTCAAGACGTGGCTCCTGACCGCTGTCATTGGCCTGCCCGTCCTCGCGGGCTTCCTCAAGATTATCGACATTGCCGGCAAGAACTTTGTCGCGTGGCTCATGCTCTTCCTGTACGTCGAGC TCCAGCCTCTGTTCAACAAGTTCACCCCCGTCCCCGAGGGCGACCTCCGCAACCGTGTCGTGGCGCTCGCGACCAAGCTCAAGTTCCCCCTCACGCACCTCTACGTCATTGACGGCTCGAAGCGCTCGTCCCACTCCAACGCCTACTTCTACGGTCTTCCGTGGTCGAAGCGCATCGTGATTTACGACACGCTCATCAAGGAATcgacccccgccgaggtcgaggccgttCTTGCTCACGAGCTCGGGCACTGGTACCTCT CCCACCCCACTcgcctcatcctcatcgcTCAGGGCCACCTCCTCTTCACCCTCTTCATCTTCTCCATCTTCATCCACAACAAGGCTCTCTTCGAGGCCTTTGGCTTCGACCCCCGTCTTGCCGTGTCATCGCCCACTGGCGGCTCTCAGCCCGTCGTTATCGGCTTCATCCTGTACCAGCTCCTCTTTGAGCccctcgacacggtcgtcAAGTTCTTCATGAACTCGAAGACGCGCCAGTACGAGTACGAGgctg ACGCCTTTGCCGTCCGCCTTGGCTTCAGGAAGGAGCTCGGTGACGCCCTCATCAAGCTCCACGTTAACAACCTCTCGGCGCCTCACTCGGACAAGCTCTACTCTGCCTACCACCGCTCGCACCCCACTCTCCCTGAGCGCCTCCGCGCCATGGACGAGTACACTGGTGCTTCGTGGCTCAAGCTgtcgcccaaggccaagaagcagGAGATTGAGGAGCAGCACAAGAAGGAGGACTGA